A DNA window from Streptomyces sp. CA-278952 contains the following coding sequences:
- the rsmI gene encoding 16S rRNA (cytidine(1402)-2'-O)-methyltransferase, whose translation MADVTGTTGTLVLAGTPIGDVSDAPPRLAAELERADVVAAEDTRRLRRLTQALGIHTSGRVVSYFEGNESARTPELVEALTGGARVLLVTDAGMPSVSDPGYRLVAAAVEKDIRVTAVPGPSAVLTALALSGLPVDRFCFEGFLPRKAGERLSKLREVGDERRTMVFFEAPHRLDDTLAAMAEVFGDGRRAAVCRELTKTYEEVKRGPLGELAVWAADGVRGEITVVVEGATDSGDEGLDAEELVRRVRVREEAGERRKEAIAAVAAAAGLPKRDVFDAVVAAKNAEKSAGKGAGKGAEEAAPPKP comes from the coding sequence ATGGCTGATGTGACTGGAACGACTGGAACGCTCGTGCTCGCAGGGACCCCCATCGGTGACGTGTCGGACGCCCCGCCACGCCTCGCCGCCGAACTGGAGCGGGCCGACGTCGTCGCCGCCGAGGACACCCGGCGGCTGCGCCGGCTCACCCAGGCGCTCGGCATCCACACCTCGGGGCGTGTCGTCTCCTACTTCGAGGGGAACGAGTCGGCCCGTACGCCGGAACTCGTCGAAGCCCTCACCGGCGGCGCGCGTGTCCTGCTCGTCACGGACGCGGGCATGCCGTCCGTCTCCGACCCCGGCTACCGGCTCGTCGCCGCCGCCGTGGAGAAGGACATCCGCGTCACCGCCGTCCCCGGGCCCAGCGCGGTCCTCACCGCGCTCGCCCTCTCCGGGCTGCCCGTGGACCGGTTCTGCTTCGAGGGGTTTCTGCCCCGCAAGGCCGGTGAACGGCTCTCCAAGCTCCGGGAGGTCGGGGACGAGCGCCGCACCATGGTCTTCTTCGAGGCCCCGCACCGGCTCGACGACACCCTCGCCGCGATGGCGGAGGTCTTCGGCGACGGGCGCCGCGCCGCCGTGTGCCGGGAGCTGACCAAGACGTACGAGGAGGTCAAGCGCGGTCCGCTCGGCGAGCTGGCCGTGTGGGCCGCCGACGGCGTACGCGGGGAGATCACGGTCGTCGTGGAGGGCGCCACCGACTCCGGCGACGAGGGGCTGGACGCCGAGGAGCTGGTGCGGCGCGTGCGCGTGCGCGAGGAGGCGGGGGAGCGGCGCAAGGAGGCGATCGCCGCCGTCGCCGCCGCCGCGGGGCTGCCCAAGCGGGACGTCTTCGACGCGGTGGTGGCCGCCAAGAACGCGGAGAAGAGTGCGGGGAAGGGTGCGGGGAAGGGCGCGGAGGAGGCCGCTCCGCCGAAGCCGTAG
- a CDS encoding TatD family hydrolase, with protein MSRTEAPPLPEPLRVPVADSHTHLDMQDATVAEALARAAAVNVTAVVQVGCDVTGSRWAADTAAAHPAVHASVALHPNEAPRIVHGYVEGTAGTARQGAREPGGRAALDEALAEIDALAALDHVRGVGETGLDFFRTGPEGVAAQEESFRAHIEIAKRHGKALVIHDRDAHEDVLRVLLDAGAPERTVFHCYSGDADMARICARAGYFMSFAGNVTFKNAQPLRDALAVAPTELVLVETDAPFLTPAPYRGRPNAPYLIPVTLRAMAEVKGLDEDVLAAAIYDNTARAFDF; from the coding sequence ATGAGCCGTACCGAAGCCCCGCCGCTGCCCGAGCCCCTGCGGGTTCCGGTCGCCGACTCCCACACCCACCTGGACATGCAGGACGCCACCGTCGCGGAGGCCCTCGCCCGGGCCGCCGCGGTCAACGTGACAGCCGTCGTCCAGGTCGGCTGCGACGTGACCGGCTCCCGCTGGGCCGCCGACACCGCGGCCGCCCACCCCGCCGTCCACGCCTCGGTCGCCCTGCACCCCAACGAGGCCCCGCGCATCGTTCACGGGTACGTCGAGGGCACCGCCGGCACCGCGCGGCAGGGGGCGAGGGAGCCCGGCGGCAGGGCGGCGCTGGACGAGGCGCTGGCGGAGATCGACGCACTGGCCGCCCTCGACCACGTTCGCGGGGTCGGCGAGACGGGCCTGGACTTCTTCCGCACCGGGCCCGAGGGCGTCGCCGCCCAGGAGGAGTCCTTCCGGGCCCACATCGAGATCGCCAAGCGGCACGGCAAGGCCCTGGTCATCCACGACCGCGACGCGCACGAGGACGTCCTGCGGGTCCTGCTCGACGCGGGCGCGCCCGAGCGGACCGTGTTCCACTGCTACTCCGGCGACGCCGACATGGCCCGGATCTGCGCGCGGGCCGGGTACTTCATGTCCTTCGCGGGCAACGTGACCTTCAAGAACGCCCAGCCGCTGCGGGACGCCCTGGCCGTCGCCCCGACCGAGCTGGTCCTCGTCGAGACGGACGCCCCTTTCCTCACCCCCGCCCCGTACCGAGGGCGGCCCAACGCGCCCTACCTCATCCCGGTCACGCTCCGCGCCATGGCCGAGGTGAAGGGGCTGGACGAGGACGTGCTGGCCGCCGCGATCTACGACAACACCGCGCGCGCGTTCGATTTCTGA
- a CDS encoding DUF6895 family protein yields MTTTATEGPSQDRPADGPRGRPGPGPGPGAAAHRGHPASGAALAVLPAVLRSALAWTDAHRADFALPDDVLEPHAQVNATLKPLGELAQLGSTIRRTTAPGTPEHELAGELVTYAWEQVEAGELLLELLRAEPFAAYPYEIYAAFAGYGLRHEGFEALARPLTATRAWAHTEQHANRQLGLVNSERRVGVVPHTDAGAVLSRTWLGGLSEPWMFEGPSGYALTHTVFHLTDWGRMPDRVPERIDGYLRTWLPAWADGCLESGQWDLTGELLAVAASLPGLAPAELLDAVWPVLADVQHATGCVPETGPPVRDGTSPDPYPFIDCYHSTLVTAFAAALSLGSLRSPGQTDGTGGSAPGRERRTA; encoded by the coding sequence GTGACGACGACCGCGACCGAGGGCCCCTCCCAGGACCGCCCGGCCGACGGCCCACGCGGACGCCCGGGTCCGGGGCCGGGCCCCGGGGCCGCGGCCCACCGGGGGCACCCGGCCTCCGGCGCCGCGCTCGCGGTCCTCCCCGCAGTCCTGCGCTCCGCCCTCGCCTGGACCGACGCGCACCGGGCGGACTTCGCCCTCCCCGACGACGTCCTGGAACCCCACGCCCAGGTCAACGCCACTCTGAAGCCCCTGGGCGAGCTGGCTCAGCTCGGCTCCACGATCCGCCGCACCACCGCCCCCGGCACCCCGGAGCACGAGCTGGCCGGGGAGCTCGTCACTTACGCCTGGGAGCAGGTGGAGGCGGGCGAGCTGCTGCTGGAGCTGCTGCGCGCCGAGCCGTTCGCCGCGTACCCGTACGAGATCTACGCCGCCTTCGCCGGGTACGGGCTGCGCCACGAGGGCTTCGAGGCCCTGGCCCGCCCGCTCACCGCGACCCGTGCCTGGGCCCACACCGAGCAGCACGCCAACCGGCAGCTGGGCCTGGTCAACTCCGAGCGGCGGGTCGGCGTCGTACCCCACACCGACGCGGGCGCGGTCCTGTCCCGGACCTGGCTGGGCGGCCTGTCGGAGCCCTGGATGTTCGAGGGCCCCTCCGGCTACGCGCTGACCCACACCGTCTTCCACCTCACGGACTGGGGCCGGATGCCCGACCGGGTCCCCGAGAGGATCGACGGCTATCTGCGGACCTGGCTGCCCGCGTGGGCCGACGGCTGCCTGGAGAGCGGCCAATGGGACCTGACGGGCGAACTGCTGGCGGTGGCGGCGTCGCTGCCGGGCCTCGCACCCGCGGAGTTGCTGGACGCGGTCTGGCCGGTGCTCGCCGACGTACAGCACGCGACCGGCTGCGTCCCGGAGACCGGCCCACCGGTGCGGGACGGGACGTCACCGGACCCGTACCCCTTCATCGACTGCTACCACTCCACGCTCGTCACGGCCTTCGCCGCAGCCCTGTCCCTGGGGTCGCTGCGGTCGCCGGGGCAGACGGACGGGACGGGCGGGTCCGCCCCCGGCCGGGAAAGGCGGACCGCATGA
- a CDS encoding dolichyl-phosphate-mannose--protein mannosyltransferase: protein MTSTAPETQRGQDAGDPLGEQPTSWQRRLRRFGHVPRPETSLRDRLDPPYTRPGRQVWSVLAVPPHVADRLVRWSGWCGPLLVTLVAGLLRFWRLDQPHAVIFDETYYAKDAWALVNQGYEGSWPKDVDKLILKDPSSVPIPTDPGYVVHPPVGKWIIGLGEQLFGFTPFGWRFMVAVLGTISVLLLCRIGRRLFRSTFLGCLAGLLLAVDGLHFVMSRTALLDLIVMFFVLAAFGCLVADRDHARRRLADALPVDEEGVLRPDARIAETLRLGWRPWRLAAGVMLGLAFATKWNGLYVLAAFGLMTVLWDVGARRTAGAVRPYQAVLRRDLVPAFLSTVPVAIVTYVVSWTGWIVTDKGYYRNWAATEGKDSSWSWLFPDWLRSLWHYENQVYDFHVGLTSGHTYESNPWSWLVLGRPVSYYYEERAGCKESATGKCASEVLAIGTPLLWWLACFALAYVLWRWFFRRDWRAGAIACGVVAGWLPWFFYQERTIFLFYAVVFVPFLCLAVTMMLGAIAGPAAGTGARAELGLTAQDPTGERRRTLGAIAVGVLVLLIVWNFIYFWPLFTGTQIPDDLWRDRMWLDTWV, encoded by the coding sequence GTGACGAGTACCGCACCCGAGACCCAGCGGGGCCAAGACGCCGGGGACCCGCTCGGCGAACAGCCGACCTCCTGGCAACGGCGGCTGCGCCGCTTCGGCCATGTTCCCCGCCCGGAGACCTCGCTCCGCGACCGGCTGGACCCGCCGTACACCCGGCCCGGACGGCAGGTGTGGTCGGTGCTCGCGGTCCCGCCGCACGTCGCCGACCGGCTGGTGCGGTGGTCCGGCTGGTGCGGCCCGCTGCTCGTGACGCTGGTCGCCGGGCTGCTGCGCTTCTGGCGGCTGGACCAGCCGCACGCGGTGATATTCGACGAGACGTATTACGCGAAGGACGCGTGGGCGCTGGTCAACCAGGGATACGAGGGGTCCTGGCCCAAGGACGTCGACAAACTGATCCTGAAGGACCCCTCGTCCGTCCCGATCCCGACCGACCCGGGCTATGTGGTGCATCCGCCGGTCGGCAAGTGGATCATCGGGCTGGGCGAGCAGCTGTTCGGCTTCACGCCGTTCGGCTGGCGCTTCATGGTGGCGGTGCTGGGCACGATCTCGGTCCTCCTCCTCTGCCGGATCGGCCGCCGGCTGTTCCGCTCCACGTTCCTGGGCTGTCTGGCGGGCCTGCTGCTCGCGGTGGACGGGCTGCACTTCGTGATGAGCCGGACCGCGCTGCTCGACCTGATCGTCATGTTCTTCGTGCTGGCCGCGTTCGGCTGCCTGGTGGCCGACCGTGACCATGCCCGCCGCCGACTGGCCGACGCGCTGCCGGTCGACGAGGAGGGGGTGCTGCGCCCCGACGCCCGGATCGCGGAGACCCTGCGCCTGGGATGGCGGCCGTGGCGGCTCGCGGCGGGCGTGATGCTGGGCCTGGCCTTCGCCACGAAGTGGAACGGCCTCTACGTCCTGGCGGCGTTCGGCCTGATGACGGTCCTGTGGGACGTCGGAGCCCGGCGCACGGCAGGGGCCGTGCGCCCGTACCAGGCGGTGCTGCGCCGCGACCTGGTCCCCGCGTTCCTCTCCACGGTGCCGGTCGCGATCGTCACGTACGTCGTGTCGTGGACCGGCTGGATCGTCACGGACAAGGGCTACTACCGGAACTGGGCGGCCACCGAGGGCAAGGACTCCTCCTGGAGCTGGCTGTTCCCGGACTGGCTGCGCAGCCTGTGGCACTACGAGAACCAGGTGTACGACTTCCACGTCGGCCTGACCTCGGGCCACACCTACGAGTCCAACCCGTGGAGCTGGCTCGTGCTGGGCCGGCCCGTGTCGTACTACTACGAGGAACGGGCGGGCTGCAAGGAGTCGGCGACCGGCAAGTGCGCCAGCGAGGTCCTCGCCATCGGCACCCCGCTGCTGTGGTGGCTGGCCTGCTTCGCCCTCGCGTACGTCCTCTGGCGCTGGTTCTTCCGCCGCGACTGGCGGGCGGGCGCCATCGCCTGCGGTGTGGTGGCGGGCTGGCTGCCCTGGTTCTTCTACCAGGAGCGGACGATCTTCCTCTTCTACGCGGTGGTCTTCGTCCCGTTCCTGTGTCTGGCCGTGACGATGATGCTGGGCGCGATCGCGGGCCCGGCGGCGGGCACGGGCGCCCGGGCCGAACTGGGCCTCACCGCCCAGGACCCCACCGGCGAACGCCGCCGCACGCTGGGGGCGATCGCGGTGGGCGTGCTGGTGCTCCTGATCGTCTGGAACTTCATCTACTTCTGGCCGCTGTTCACGGGGACGCAGATCCCGGACGACCTGTGGCGGGACCGGATGTGGCTGGACACGTGGGTGTAG
- a CDS encoding DUF6895 family protein: MSSGIQQIHDVGAKALGWLYEHREGFRLEADPSPEAGMLDRFKPLGELALIGKVIFREGVAGSQQSSLAHKLLDHAWHELLDSGARLLEGQRREPLSPVPLEVYVPFRELGYRQPDLESAIRLNHRLASWAALEVLPVRRLGLSAIERRFGVEPSIPETAALAHTWLARRAEPWTVEGHIGYDITHTVFHLTDWGEKPTGLPADIAEYLALWLPVWLDDWLDLKRWDLLGELLVVDACLPGPTLDPAAWQGFAQAQQPDGAMPVVGGMPEGDEESVFDLVYHPTLVAAFASALAMSRALSDLSAAPAPA; the protein is encoded by the coding sequence ATGAGCAGCGGCATCCAGCAGATCCACGACGTCGGGGCGAAGGCCCTGGGCTGGCTGTACGAACACCGGGAGGGGTTCCGGCTGGAGGCCGACCCGTCGCCGGAGGCGGGGATGCTGGACCGCTTCAAGCCGCTGGGAGAGCTGGCGCTGATCGGCAAGGTCATCTTCCGCGAGGGGGTGGCCGGTTCCCAGCAGTCCTCCCTCGCCCACAAGCTCCTGGACCACGCCTGGCACGAACTGCTGGACTCCGGCGCGCGGCTCCTGGAGGGCCAGCGGCGCGAACCGCTCTCGCCGGTGCCGCTGGAGGTCTACGTACCGTTCCGGGAGCTGGGCTACCGGCAGCCGGACCTGGAGTCCGCGATCCGGCTCAACCACCGGCTGGCCAGCTGGGCGGCGCTGGAGGTGCTGCCGGTGCGGCGGCTCGGCCTGAGCGCGATCGAGCGGCGCTTCGGGGTGGAGCCGAGCATCCCGGAGACGGCGGCGCTGGCCCACACCTGGCTGGCGCGACGGGCCGAGCCGTGGACGGTCGAGGGCCACATCGGCTACGACATCACGCACACGGTCTTCCACCTCACCGACTGGGGCGAGAAGCCGACCGGGCTCCCGGCCGACATCGCGGAGTATCTGGCCCTCTGGCTGCCGGTCTGGCTGGACGACTGGCTGGACCTGAAACGCTGGGACCTGCTGGGCGAGCTGCTGGTCGTCGACGCGTGCCTCCCCGGACCGACGCTGGACCCGGCGGCCTGGCAGGGGTTCGCGCAGGCCCAGCAGCCGGACGGGGCGATGCCGGTGGTCGGCGGGATGCCCGAAGGCGACGAGGAGTCGGTGTTCGACCTCGTCTACCACCCGACGCTGGTCGCCGCGTTCGCCTCGGCGCTCGCGATGTCCCGGGCCCTGTCCGACCTCTCCGCCGCCCCGGCCCCGGCATGA
- a CDS encoding serine hydrolase domain-containing protein, translating into MTDTTSVRVDTPGSPAPARLLAEAAGAIDAPDLVLAVSRHGVRTVHTGGSGEPGPVPRELLGYELGSASKPFAGLLLARLVAQGRVRYADRAADLLAPGLPVHPAVRRITLRHLLTHTSGLPGLPADFYPQAVPRWSTDPYGGYPAGRVVRAFLRARPRHRPGTRWHYSNFAVSVLGHTLAAATGTPWEVLLHQQVLAPLRLGATRVRPGPEGTEAVGHGRDGTPVPALDTGGFTAAGAVRATPLDLLTFLEAHLEDRPGGSPAPLDPTLAAALADVSRPLLRRGLRHAHTHTLTWFHHPSPYGPVLFHAGATLGQQAFLGFRPDTGLAVAATATRRVHRADTFVATAYGLLTETP; encoded by the coding sequence ATGACGGACACGACATCGGTCCGCGTGGACACCCCCGGCTCCCCGGCCCCCGCACGCCTCCTGGCCGAGGCCGCAGGTGCGATCGACGCGCCCGACCTGGTGCTCGCGGTCAGCCGGCACGGGGTGCGCACCGTCCACACCGGGGGGAGCGGGGAGCCCGGCCCGGTCCCCCGAGAGCTGCTGGGCTACGAGCTGGGCTCGGCGTCGAAGCCGTTCGCGGGGCTGCTGCTGGCCCGGCTGGTGGCGCAGGGCCGGGTGCGGTACGCGGACAGGGCGGCGGACCTCCTGGCCCCGGGGCTCCCGGTCCACCCGGCGGTGCGCCGGATCACCCTGCGCCATCTGCTCACCCACACCTCGGGGCTGCCGGGCCTGCCCGCCGACTTCTACCCGCAGGCGGTGCCCCGCTGGTCCACCGACCCGTACGGCGGCTACCCGGCCGGCCGGGTGGTCCGGGCCTTCCTGCGGGCCCGCCCGCGCCACCGGCCCGGGACCCGCTGGCACTACTCGAACTTCGCCGTCTCGGTCCTCGGCCACACCCTGGCGGCGGCCACCGGCACCCCGTGGGAGGTGCTGCTGCACCAGCAGGTGCTGGCCCCGCTGCGCCTGGGCGCGACCCGGGTGCGCCCGGGTCCGGAGGGCACGGAGGCGGTCGGCCACGGCCGCGACGGGACGCCGGTGCCCGCGCTGGACACCGGGGGCTTCACGGCGGCGGGCGCGGTCCGGGCGACCCCGCTTGACCTGCTCACGTTCCTGGAGGCGCACCTGGAGGACCGCCCGGGCGGGTCCCCAGCCCCCCTGGACCCGACGCTGGCGGCCGCGCTCGCCGACGTGTCCCGCCCCCTGCTGCGGCGGGGTCTGCGGCACGCGCACACCCACACGCTCACGTGGTTCCACCACCCGTCCCCGTACGGCCCGGTCCTCTTCCACGCGGGAGCGACCCTCGGCCAGCAGGCGTTCCTGGGCTTCCGCCCGGACACGGGTCTCGCGGTGGCGGCGACGGCGACGCGGCGGGTGCACCGGGCGGACACATTCGTCGCGACGGCGTACGGCCTGCTGACGGAGACTCCGTAA